TGTCTTCGGCCGATGGCGAGCCCGTGCACTTGTTGATCTGGCCCCACTTCTCGAGGGTCGATTTCGCCCCGAGGAACGTGATGGGCATGCCGCTCACCACCGCGGAGTATCCACCGGCGTAAGGCACGATCGGATCCCCGGTGCTGCGGAACGAGATCACGGTGATGGGGCGCGACGGCTTGCAGTCGCCGATGTTCTCCTGCAGGAGATCGAAGGCGGCGGGCGCCACGGCGGCGAACGTGTCGGCCGCGTGGCAAGCGAGGTAGTGGGACATCCCGCCTCCCATCGAGAAGCCGACCGCGTAGATGCGCTTGGGGTCGATGCAGGCGGTCTCCTGGATCTCGGCCACCATCGCCTTGACGAAGGCCACGTCGTCGGTGTTCTTCACGCAGCAGGGCCCCACGTTCCAGGCGCCGCCCGACGGGCCGGACAGCCCTGACGGGAAGGCCATGATCACCCCCTCCGGGTCGGTCTGCGCCGGATACGGCGAGCCCGATCGCTCCGACGGGCCAGAGCCGCCGAGGGGGTGGAGGTCCACCACGAGAGGCACCGGCTTGCTGCCGTCGTACGCGGCAGGGACATGCAAGACATAGCTGCGGTTCGAGGAGCCGATCGTGATCGTCTTGTTCGTGTCGCCGGCCCTCAGCGCGGGCGACGGGCAGGTGATGGCCTCGCCGCCACCCGCGCCGCTCGTGCTGGCGCCGCCACCCGCGCCGCTCGTGCTGGCGCCCCCACCTGCGCCGCTCGTGCTGGCGCCCCCACCAGCGCTGCTCGTGCTGGCGTCGCCGCCGGCGCCGCTCCCACCGGCGCCATCGCTGCCGGTGCTGGTGCTGCCGCTGGCCGAGCCCGTCGTGCTTCCCGACACGCTGCCCGAGGTGCTGCTCGTGCTGGCGCCCGCGGTGGGGCCGCCGCCGTCGCCGCCGGCGCTGGTGGTCCCGTCGCTATCGCCGCCGCAGCCCCAAAGGGAGATGCCGAGCGCTCCCAGTACCAGA
The DNA window shown above is from Sorangium aterium and carries:
- a CDS encoding alpha/beta hydrolase family esterase, with protein sequence MTYGRTSLPKLILVLGALGISLWGCGGDSDGTTSAGGDGGGPTAGASTSSTSGSVSGSTTGSASGSTSTGSDGAGGSGAGGDASTSSAGGGASTSGAGGGASTSGAGGGASTSGAGGGEAITCPSPALRAGDTNKTITIGSSNRSYVLHVPAAYDGSKPVPLVVDLHPLGGSGPSERSGSPYPAQTDPEGVIMAFPSGLSGPSGGAWNVGPCCVKNTDDVAFVKAMVAEIQETACIDPKRIYAVGFSMGGGMSHYLACHAADTFAAVAPAAFDLLQENIGDCKPSRPITVISFRSTGDPIVPYAGGYSAVVSGMPITFLGAKSTLEKWGQINKCTGSPSAEDSKGCSTFSNCEGGVEVALCTKQGGGHDYGNAAVGWPVLKRHTLP